A single Drosophila ananassae strain 14024-0371.13 chromosome 3L, ASM1763931v2, whole genome shotgun sequence DNA region contains:
- the LOC6495721 gene encoding solute carrier family 12 member 4 isoform X5: MQSNSAKDDSDEMEIIPSEHNGTVHETKNEDSGDIHRAEENQKSSIDPNLYLYDDDLATRPHISTFISSIANYENTIPAATDPDAKPAAPSARMGTLIGVFLPCIQNIFGVILFIRLTWVVGTAGAICGFLIVLTCCCVTMLTAISMSAIATNGVVPAGGSYFMISRSLGPEFGGAVGMLFYTGTTLAAAMYIVGAVEIVLTYMAPWASIFGDFTKDAEAMYNNFRVYGTILLIFMGLIVFVGVKFVNKFATVALACVILSIIAVYVGIFDNIHGNEKLYMCVLGNRLLKDIPLDNCTKGDPFMVDIYCPDGKCDDYYLTHNVTKVKGIKGLASGVFYDNIFPSFLEKGQFISYGKNPSDIENTSGQTYNQIMADITTSFTLLIGIFFPSVTGIMAGSNRSGDLADAQKSIPIGTICAILTTSTVYLSSVMFFAGTVDNLLLRDKFGQSIGGKLVVANIAWPNQWVILIGSFLSTLGAGLQSLTGAPRLLQAIARDEIIPFLAPFAKSSSRGEPTRALLLTIVICQCGILLGNVDLLAPLLSMFFLMCYGFVNLACAVQTLLRTPNWRPRFKFYHWSLSLIGLTLCISVMIMTSWYFALIAMGMAIIIYKYIEYRGAEKEWGDGIRGMALTAARYSLLRLEEGPPHTKNWRPQILVLSKLNDNLLPKYRKIFSFATQLKAGKGLTICVSVIKGDHTKIANKAVDAKSTLRKYMTDEKVKGFCDVLVAQQIGEGLSSVVQTIGLGGMKPNTVIVGWPYSWRQEGRNSWKTFIQTVRTVAACHMALLVPKGINFYPESNHKIGGNIDIWWIVHDGGLLMLLPFLLKQHRTWRNCKLRIFTVAQIEDNSIQMKKDLKTFLYHLRIEADVEVVEMNNSDISAYTYERTLMMEQRNQMLRALGLNKKENSKVGQTIMDFKETSSDNKMSLVQTIVDHHYDATKTASKVRFADPTIEETQNHDSHDEKRNSIDLDGPEQEDAPETTSNKDDSTEKADGDLKSSVKPDEFNVRRMHTAIKLNEVIVEKSQDAQLVIMNLPGPPREVRAERESNYMEFLEVLTEGLEKVLMVRGGGREVITIYS, translated from the exons ATGCAAAGTAACAGTGCAAAAGATGATTCGGATGAAATGGAAATAATACCATCCGAACACAATGGTACAGTTCacgaaacaaaaaatgaaG ACTCAGGTGATATCCACAGGGCTGAGGAAAACCAAAAGTCCAGCATCGACCCAAATCTATATTTATACGATGATGATTTGGCGACCAGGCCCCATATATCAACGTTCATTTCATCAATTGCCAATTATGAAAACACGATACCAGCGGCCACCGATCCCGATGCAAAGCCGGCAGCTCCATCGGCTCGAATGG GTACCCTAATTGGAGTGTTCTTGCCATGCATTCAAAATATCTTTGGTGTCATATTGTTCATTCGATTAACATGGGTTGTTGGAACGGCTGGCGCCATCTGTGGATTCTTAATTGTGTTGACCTGCTGCTGTGTG ACAATGCTAACTGCGATTTCGATGTCGGCCATTGCAACGAATGGAGTGGTTCCTGCGGGAGGGAGCTACTTCATGATATCCCG aTCCCTGGGCCCTGAGTTTGGTGGTGCGGTGGGAATGTTGTTTTATACGGGAACCACATTAGCAGCGGCAATGTATATAGTCGGTGCTGTGGAAATCGTATTG ACATACATGGCGCCGTGGGCATCAATCTTTGGCGACTTCACCAAGGATGCTGAGGCGATGTACAACAATTTCCGTGTCTACGGCACAATATTGCTCATTTTTATGG GACTCATTGTGTTCGTGGGCGTGAAATTTGTCAACAAGTTCGCAACAGTGGCACTGGCCTGCGTCATTCTGTCGATAATAGCGGTCTATGTGGGAATATTTGACAATATCCATGGCAACGAAAAGCTATA CATGTGTGTTCTGGGAAATCGACTTTTGAAGGACATCCCACTGGACAATTGCACAAAGGGCGATCCATTCATGGTGGACATTTATTGCCCGGATGGAAAATGCGATGACTACTACTTAA CACACAACGTAACTAAGGTGAAGGGCATCAAGGGACTGGCCAGTGGAGTTTTCTACGACAACATTTTTCCTTCGTTTTTGGAGAAGGGCCAGTTTATATCCTACGGCAAGAACCCTTCTGATATCGAGAACACCAGTGGCCAGACATACAACCAGATCATGGCCGACATAACAACATCGTTCACCctgctcattggcattttcTTCCCATCGGTAACAG GTATCATGGCTGGATCTAATCGTTCTGGAGACTTGGCTGACGCTCAAAAGAGTATACCCATCGGAACGATATGTGCCATTCTGACCACCAGTACTGTTTACTTATCCAGCGTCATGTTCTTCGCCGGCACAGTGGATAATCTCCTGCTGAGAGATAA ATTCGGTCAATCCATTGGTGGAAAATTGGTGGTGGCCAACATTGCCTGGCCCAACCAGTGGGTCATTCTGATTGGCTCTTTCCTGTCCACCCTTGGAGCTGGTCTTCAGAGTTTAACGGGCGCTCCGCGTCTGCTTCAGGCCATTGCCAGGGACGAGATCATTCCCTTCCTGGCTCCATTCGCCAAGTCCTCGAGCCGTGGTGAGCCCACCCGTGCCCTGCTCCTGACCATTGTCATTTGCCAGTGCGGTATTCTCCTGG GCAATGTTGACTTGCTGGCGCCTTTACTCTCCATGTTCTTCCTTATGTGCTACGGTTTTGTTAACCTGGCTTGCGCCGTACAAACCCTGCTGAGAACTCCCAACTGGAGACCTCGGTTCAAGTTCTACCACTGGAGCTTGTCCCTGATCGGCCTGACACTGTGCATATCAGTCATGATCATGACATCCTGGTATTTCGCACTGATTGCTATGGGAATGGCCATTATTATTTACAAATACATTGAGTACCGAGG TGCCGAAAAGGAGTGGGGTGATGGCATTCGTGGAATGGCTCTCACCGCCGCCAGGTACTCGCTCCTTCGTCTGGAGGAAGGCCCACCGCATACGAAAAATTGGCGTCCCCAAATTTTGGTGCTTTCAAAGCTCAATGATAACCTCTTGCCAAAGTATAGGAAGATATTCTCCTTTGCTACCCAGCTGAAAGCTGGCAAGGGACTGACGATTTGTGTGTCTGTGATAAAGGGCGACCACACGAAGATAGCTAACAAGGCAGTGGATGCAAAGTCCACGCTGCGCAAATACATGACCGATGAGAAGGTGAAGGGATTCTGCGATGTCCTGGTCGCCCAACAAATAGGAGAAGGCCTCAGCTCAGT TGTTCAAACCATTGGACTGGGTGGCATGAAGCCGAACACTGTCATCGTGGGATGGCCTTATAGCTGGCGACAGGAGGGGCGCAACAGCTGGAAGACCTTCATCCAAACAGTTCGCACAGTGGCCGCCTGCCACATGGCTCTCCTGGTGCCCAAGGGCATTAACTTCTATCCAGAATCGAACCACAAG ATTGGTGGCAACATCGACATCTGGTGGATTGTCCATGACGGCGGCCTGCTCATGTTGCTGCCGTTCTTGCTGAAGCAACATCGCACTTGGCGCAACTGCAAGCTGAGGATCTTCACTGTTGCTCAAATCGAGGACAACTCGATTCAAATGAAGAAAGATTTGAAGACATTCCTGTACCATCTGCGAATCGAGGCAGATGTCGAAGTGGTCGAGATG AATAACAGCGACATTTCTGCCTATACCTATGAGCGGACACTTATGATGGAACAGCGTAATCAGATGCTGAGAGCATTaggtttaaataaaaaagaaaactccAAAGTG ggtCAGACTATAATGGACTTTAAGGAAACATCCAGTGATAATAAAATGTCTTTG GTTCAAACAATTGTAGACCACCATTATGACGCCACCAAAACGGCGTCTAAAGTTCGCTTCGCCGATCCAACTATAGAAGAAACACAAAATCAC GATTCTCACGACGAGAAACGTAACTCAATTGATTTGGATGGTCCCGAGCAAGAGGACGCACCTGAAACTACTTCTAACAAGGATGATTCAACAGAGAAAGCCGACGGAGACTTAAAGTCCAGTGTGAAACC GGATGAGTTCAATGTTCGTCGCATGCACACAGCAATAAAACTAAATGAAGTTATTGTAGAAAAGTCACAGGACGCCCAGTTGGTTATTATGAATCTACCGGGTCCTCCTAGGGAAGTGAGAGCGGAGCGTGAAAGCAATT ATATGGAATTTCTGGAGGTATTAACAGAGGGCCTTGAAAAAGTGTTAATGGTTCGTGGAGGAGGCCGTGAAGTTATAACAATTT